The Nocardioides zeae genome includes the window AGCGCGCGTGACGCACACCGAGGCCTCCCTGCTGGGCATCGCCGTCACGGTGGTGCTCGACCTCTGGGTGCTGCGCACCCGCCTGCTGACGCGCAAGGCCTACTGGGCGTCCTACGCCATCGTGCTGTTCTTCCAGCTGGTCACGAACGAGTGGCTGACGTGGCAGGGCGTGTTCCAGTACGGCGAGGACGCGATCCTCGGCTGGCGCATCGGCCACCAGCCGGTCGAGGACGTGCTCTTCGGCTTCAGCCTCGTCACGCAGTCGATGATGTGGTGGGTGTGGTGGGGCCGCCGGGGCGTGCAGCGCGAGGTGGGGCCCGGACCCGTCCCGGCCGTCGCGCGGCTGCTGGGACGCCGCGACGCCTGAACCGCTCGTCCGGGCCTCCGCCGAGGCGCAGGTCACCGCGAGCGCCACGCGGCGCCCTCGGCGAGGTCGTCGAGCGCGGCGCGGGTGCGCGGGTCGAGGGGGAGGGCCGCCAGCGCCC containing:
- a CDS encoding lycopene cyclase domain-containing protein, with the protein product MTHTEASLLGIAVTVVLDLWVLRTRLLTRKAYWASYAIVLFFQLVTNEWLTWQGVFQYGEDAILGWRIGHQPVEDVLFGFSLVTQSMMWWVWWGRRGVQREVGPGPVPAVARLLGRRDA